From one Candidatus Neomarinimicrobiota bacterium genomic stretch:
- the ilvN gene encoding acetolactate synthase small subunit, whose product MKQTLITLVEDKPGVLNRIASLFRRRNFNIESLVVGHSETPGISRMTIVADEKDSHKRGNIYFSLLKLVNVIAVKDVSSLPCVTRECILVKVTMEPDELNSLNKITKQFGARIVDMGAEAAIVEVMDEEETINKFVEALQPFNITEITRTGKIVMRCGKTHNVHGKRINAQPDDIMWAPEHVSTYH is encoded by the coding sequence ATGAAACAGACCCTGATCACCCTTGTGGAAGACAAACCGGGCGTCCTGAACCGCATAGCAAGCCTTTTCCGGCGCCGCAACTTCAATATCGAAAGTCTTGTTGTGGGACACAGTGAAACACCCGGCATCAGCAGGATGACCATCGTAGCGGATGAAAAGGACTCGCATAAGAGAGGAAACATCTACTTCAGCCTGCTGAAGTTGGTGAACGTGATTGCCGTTAAAGACGTCTCCTCACTGCCGTGCGTCACAAGAGAGTGTATTCTTGTGAAAGTCACTATGGAGCCCGACGAACTGAATAGCCTCAACAAGATAACCAAGCAGTTCGGAGCCAGGATCGTTGATATGGGGGCAGAGGCCGCTATCGTGGAGGTGATGGACGAGGAAGAAACAATCAACAAATTTGTTGAAGCGCTTCAACCTTTCAACATAACCGAAATCACCCGGACCGGAAAGATCGTCATGCGCTGCGGTAAGACCCACAATGTGCACGGTAAAAGGATTAACGCCCAGCCGGATGATATTATGTGGGCGCCGGAACATGTAAGCACATACCATTAG
- a CDS encoding 2-isopropylmalate synthase, with amino-acid sequence MQDRIIIFDTTLRDGEQSPGASLNVYEKVEIARQLAKLKVDVIETGFPVSSSVQFDAVQRIAGEVDVVTAGLARTVEADIKAAYDALKGTDKFRIHTFLGTSDIHLAGKFGDDRYGTTLEEKRETILKMACDAVAYAKTFTDDVEFSPEDAGRTDIGYLSEITEAVIDAGATTVNIPDTTGYTMPNEFGAKIAELMRRVSNINQAVISVHCHNDLGLAVANSLSAIQNGARQVECTINGIGERAGNASLEEIVMALKVRKDLWDCGTNIVTKEINNASKMVSGFTGIIVQPNKAIVGENAFAHESGIHQDGVLKLKQTYEIMTPEAVGVADTKIVLGRHSGRHGLSSRLKQLGYHLSKEEMDSIYQQFLVLADKKKEVFDNDLRVLMGDEARKEDEHYYLDYLHVTLGTDTIPTATIRLNVDEKVVEESAIGDGPVDACFNAIDRALGTKSHIESYQVRSITSGRQAQGEVLVRVRKGDRSFVGKGVSTDIIEASTKAYLEALREQRVFSIEDEFLEMVATP; translated from the coding sequence ATGCAGGATAGAATTATCATTTTTGACACGACACTCAGGGACGGCGAGCAGTCGCCGGGAGCGTCGCTAAACGTATATGAAAAGGTAGAGATCGCCCGGCAACTCGCGAAGCTGAAAGTAGACGTAATCGAGACAGGTTTTCCGGTTTCGTCATCAGTACAATTCGATGCAGTTCAGAGGATCGCTGGGGAAGTAGATGTCGTCACGGCGGGACTGGCGAGAACAGTGGAGGCGGACATCAAGGCCGCCTACGACGCACTGAAGGGAACAGACAAGTTCAGAATCCACACTTTTCTCGGCACGTCCGATATTCATCTGGCGGGAAAATTCGGAGACGACCGGTACGGCACAACACTGGAAGAAAAGCGCGAGACGATCCTAAAGATGGCGTGCGACGCTGTGGCCTATGCGAAAACATTCACTGACGATGTGGAATTCTCTCCCGAGGATGCCGGCAGAACAGATATCGGATATCTTTCTGAAATAACAGAAGCTGTCATCGATGCTGGCGCCACAACGGTAAATATTCCGGACACGACAGGTTACACAATGCCGAACGAATTCGGCGCCAAGATTGCCGAACTGATGCGGCGGGTCAGTAACATCAATCAGGCAGTAATCAGCGTTCACTGTCACAATGATCTGGGACTGGCGGTGGCTAACTCCCTCAGCGCTATCCAGAACGGAGCGAGGCAAGTGGAGTGCACCATTAACGGCATCGGCGAGCGGGCCGGCAATGCTTCGCTGGAAGAAATCGTTATGGCGCTCAAGGTACGGAAAGATCTCTGGGATTGTGGCACCAATATTGTTACCAAGGAGATAAACAATGCCAGTAAAATGGTGTCCGGGTTCACGGGCATAATAGTGCAGCCTAACAAAGCCATCGTCGGCGAGAACGCCTTCGCTCATGAATCGGGCATCCATCAGGATGGTGTCCTGAAGCTTAAGCAGACCTATGAAATAATGACGCCTGAAGCTGTAGGCGTAGCCGACACGAAGATCGTCCTCGGTCGTCACTCAGGCCGGCATGGCCTATCTTCAAGGTTGAAACAGCTGGGCTATCATCTATCCAAAGAGGAAATGGACAGTATCTATCAGCAGTTCCTCGTTCTCGCCGACAAGAAGAAAGAGGTCTTTGATAACGACTTACGCGTCCTCATGGGTGATGAAGCTCGCAAGGAAGATGAACACTACTATCTCGATTATCTGCACGTGACGCTGGGAACAGACACCATCCCAACAGCGACTATAAGGTTGAACGTCGATGAAAAAGTGGTTGAAGAGTCCGCTATCGGTGACGGGCCTGTTGATGCTTGTTTTAACGCGATCGATCGCGCCCTCGGCACAAAGTCTCACATCGAATCGTATCAGGTGAGGTCCATTACCTCCGGCCGCCAGGCTCAGGGCGAAGTTCTGGTACGCGTAAGAAAGGGGGATCGATCTTTTGTAGGCAAGGGTGTTTCAACTGATATCATCGAAGCGAGCACAAAGGCGTACCTCGAAGCGCTAAGAGAGCAGCGAGTCTTTTCGATAGAGGATGAATTTCTGGAGATGGTAGCTACACCGTAG
- the ilvC gene encoding ketol-acid reductoisomerase, whose amino-acid sequence MKEININGYKETIIERSDYPADRCREILKDEVSAILGYGPQGRGQGLNMRDQGFNVIVGLRKGQSWNRALDDGWVEGENLFELDEAAHRGTVLHFLLSDAGQIQAWPTVQANLQKGDALFFSHGFGVVFHTNTGIVPPEDVDVFLVAPKGSGLTVRNYFLNGRGINASYAIHQDKTGRARERCLATAFAIGSGHLFETTFEKEVYSDLTGERCVLMGLLQGAFLAQYEVLREHGHSPSEAYNETIEEALQSLYPLVSEKGMDWMYANCSTTAQRGALDWAPRFKDTLKPVIEECYRNVTSGEEAKITIESNSRPDYRDRLEKELEEVNSQEMWQAGQQLRPLRPENLPSN is encoded by the coding sequence ATGAAAGAGATCAACATTAACGGTTATAAGGAAACTATTATCGAGCGGTCGGATTACCCTGCTGATCGATGCAGGGAAATTCTAAAGGATGAAGTATCAGCTATTCTTGGTTACGGTCCTCAGGGGCGCGGTCAGGGATTGAATATGCGCGATCAGGGATTTAATGTCATTGTCGGACTTCGCAAAGGGCAAAGTTGGAACAGGGCCTTGGATGACGGCTGGGTGGAAGGGGAAAACCTCTTTGAGCTTGATGAGGCCGCCCACCGGGGGACTGTCCTGCATTTTCTCCTCTCTGACGCAGGGCAGATTCAGGCGTGGCCCACCGTCCAGGCAAATCTCCAGAAAGGTGACGCCCTCTTCTTTTCTCACGGTTTTGGTGTCGTCTTCCACACAAACACCGGGATCGTACCACCAGAAGATGTGGATGTGTTCCTGGTTGCACCTAAGGGAAGCGGCCTGACGGTGCGCAACTACTTCCTGAATGGACGGGGCATTAACGCCTCTTATGCAATCCATCAGGACAAAACCGGACGCGCCCGTGAACGCTGTCTTGCCACTGCCTTCGCCATCGGATCGGGGCACCTGTTCGAGACAACATTTGAGAAAGAGGTCTACAGCGACCTTACAGGAGAGCGGTGCGTCCTTATGGGTCTGCTTCAGGGCGCCTTCCTGGCTCAGTATGAAGTGTTGCGCGAACACGGTCACTCGCCATCGGAAGCTTATAATGAAACCATCGAAGAAGCATTGCAGAGTCTTTATCCCCTAGTGTCGGAAAAAGGGATGGACTGGATGTACGCCAACTGCTCCACTACCGCCCAGCGAGGAGCTCTCGATTGGGCACCGAGATTTAAGGATACGCTGAAGCCGGTCATTGAGGAGTGTTATCGGAACGTCACCAGCGGAGAAGAGGCTAAGATAACCATCGAATCTAATTCCCGGCCCGACTATCGCGACCGGCTTGAGAAAGAATTGGAGGAGGTCAACAGTCAGGAGATGTGGCAAGCGGGGCAGCAGTTGCGTCCGCTGCGGCCGGAAAATCTTCCATCCAATTAA
- the leuB gene encoding 3-isopropylmalate dehydrogenase, translating into MKTFRLTLLPGDGIGPKVMDAALPVMSELGNRYDVECELNTELIGGSSYEEHGVPVTHDTLQVCKESDAVLLGAIGGPQWENLPHEKKPEAALLKLRDSLGLYSNLRPAKVYGALVEASPLKREVVAGTDVMVVRELTGGIYFGSPRGMDEERGWNTLAYSRPEVERIARIAFELAHKRRNSVTSVHKANVLESSQFWKDVVHEVHRDYPKVSLNDMYVDNAAMQLVSDPGQFDVILTQNMFGDILSDITATISGSLGMLPSASVGDRHALYEPVHGSAPDIAGQNSANPIGMVNSVAMMFAYSFHMKEAAEELETAIEETLAAGYATADIASSNSNLVSTSEMGELIVKSLRRSDETSKTKTSMEQ; encoded by the coding sequence ATGAAGACATTCAGACTAACTCTCCTCCCTGGAGACGGCATCGGCCCAAAAGTGATGGATGCGGCACTTCCCGTCATGAGCGAACTGGGCAACCGCTATGACGTAGAATGCGAACTCAATACCGAACTGATCGGGGGAAGTTCGTACGAAGAACACGGTGTGCCCGTAACCCATGACACACTGCAGGTCTGCAAGGAATCTGACGCCGTTCTTCTGGGCGCCATCGGCGGTCCGCAGTGGGAGAATCTGCCCCATGAAAAGAAGCCGGAAGCGGCCCTGCTGAAACTTCGCGATTCCCTGGGACTCTATTCTAACTTGAGGCCTGCCAAAGTGTATGGTGCACTTGTAGAGGCATCACCTCTAAAGAGGGAAGTTGTCGCAGGTACCGACGTTATGGTTGTGCGTGAACTTACGGGAGGCATTTACTTCGGCTCGCCGAGGGGCATGGATGAAGAGCGCGGCTGGAACACATTGGCCTATTCGCGGCCAGAGGTAGAACGGATTGCCCGGATCGCCTTCGAACTGGCACACAAAAGGCGAAACAGCGTCACGTCGGTTCATAAGGCAAATGTTCTGGAAAGTTCTCAGTTCTGGAAGGACGTTGTCCATGAGGTTCATAGAGACTACCCAAAAGTCAGTCTGAACGATATGTATGTTGATAATGCCGCCATGCAGCTTGTGAGCGATCCAGGGCAGTTTGATGTTATCCTCACGCAAAACATGTTCGGCGATATCCTCAGCGACATAACAGCGACCATCTCCGGAAGTCTGGGAATGTTGCCGTCAGCCAGCGTGGGGGATAGACATGCGCTTTATGAACCGGTCCACGGCAGTGCACCGGACATCGCCGGACAGAACAGTGCAAATCCAATCGGGATGGTGAACTCGGTAGCCATGATGTTTGCTTACTCTTTCCATATGAAAGAGGCGGCGGAGGAACTCGAAACAGCGATTGAAGAAACTTTGGCGGCAGGTTACGCCACTGCAGATATCGCGTCTTCGAATTCCAACCTTGTATCAACCAGTGAAATGGGGGAGCTAATCGTCAAATCTTTGAGGCGGTCAGACGAAACAAGTAAAACAAAAACATCAATGGAACAATGA
- the ilvB gene encoding biosynthetic-type acetolactate synthase large subunit, with protein sequence MNEKSQRLTGAEIIWECLICEDVNVVFGYPGGAILPTYDALNKYRDQVHHVLVRHEQGATHMADGYARASGKVGVAMATSGPGATNMITGMATAMLDSSPIVCITGQVTTGVIGSDAFQETDITGAAIPVTKHSYLVMDVEELAATIREAFFVARSGRPGPVLIDIPKDVQNAVAQFVYPDDPIDLPGYHPPKETSHEYVEQFIQMVDGAEKPLIFAGHGVLLSNACKEVMNLAQRASIPIATTLLGIGGVPDSHPLVLGMMGMHGEAWVNKAVQDADLLIACGMRFDDRVTGNLRTYSPNSKKIHIEIDASEINKNIQVDLAVNADLATVLRQVTPGIVKRERTEWLKTISQWHQESQLRDVQSIKSDSLLGAQAIRHIWEGTNGEALIVSDVGQHQMLEAQYYEHNDPRTLITSGGLGTMGFSLPAAIGASFHEREREIWVVVGDGSIQMTIMELATAVQENVNINIAIINNGYLGMVRQWQQMFYEARYAETPITSPDYMKLAEAYGLSGYRVDKLDDVIPTMEKAQHQEGPTLIEFVVEQHDMVYPMVPAGADLHDMITRPHPLFTGNGEKREKERIT encoded by the coding sequence GTGCCATCCTCCCCACCTACGACGCCTTGAACAAATACAGGGACCAAGTCCATCACGTGCTGGTTCGTCATGAACAGGGCGCCACCCATATGGCCGATGGCTACGCCCGCGCCAGCGGAAAGGTCGGCGTCGCCATGGCGACGTCGGGACCCGGCGCCACCAATATGATTACCGGCATGGCAACGGCAATGCTCGATTCCTCCCCGATTGTCTGCATCACCGGCCAGGTGACAACTGGCGTCATCGGATCTGACGCCTTTCAGGAGACCGATATCACCGGCGCCGCCATCCCCGTCACCAAACACAGCTACCTCGTCATGGACGTAGAAGAGCTGGCAGCCACAATCCGCGAAGCTTTCTTTGTTGCCCGGAGCGGCAGACCCGGTCCGGTACTCATCGACATTCCCAAGGATGTACAAAACGCCGTCGCGCAGTTCGTCTATCCAGACGATCCCATCGACCTTCCCGGTTATCATCCGCCGAAAGAGACCTCCCACGAATACGTCGAGCAATTCATCCAGATGGTGGACGGCGCGGAAAAGCCGCTCATCTTTGCTGGTCACGGCGTGCTGCTTTCTAACGCTTGCAAGGAGGTGATGAATCTGGCGCAAAGGGCCTCTATTCCTATCGCCACAACCCTTCTAGGCATTGGCGGCGTTCCGGACAGCCACCCCCTTGTGCTCGGAATGATGGGGATGCACGGTGAAGCCTGGGTAAATAAAGCAGTTCAGGATGCTGACCTGCTCATCGCCTGCGGCATGCGTTTTGACGACAGGGTGACCGGAAACCTGAGAACCTATTCGCCTAACTCCAAGAAGATCCACATCGAAATTGACGCATCAGAAATCAATAAGAATATCCAGGTAGACCTAGCGGTTAACGCAGATCTGGCTACAGTTTTGCGGCAGGTCACTCCAGGCATCGTAAAGCGAGAACGAACGGAGTGGCTAAAGACTATTTCTCAATGGCATCAGGAATCTCAGCTGAGGGACGTTCAGAGCATTAAATCAGATTCCCTCCTGGGAGCCCAGGCTATCCGTCACATTTGGGAAGGGACCAACGGAGAGGCGCTCATAGTGTCTGATGTAGGTCAACACCAGATGCTGGAGGCACAGTACTACGAACACAATGATCCGAGAACTCTCATCACTTCCGGCGGTCTCGGCACCATGGGATTCAGCCTCCCAGCTGCCATTGGAGCCAGTTTTCACGAGAGAGAGCGCGAAATCTGGGTGGTGGTTGGTGATGGTAGTATTCAGATGACTATCATGGAGTTGGCAACAGCCGTTCAGGAGAACGTCAATATCAATATCGCCATTATCAATAACGGATATCTTGGAATGGTACGCCAGTGGCAGCAGATGTTCTATGAGGCCCGGTATGCCGAAACGCCCATCACCAGCCCCGATTATATGAAGCTGGCAGAGGCGTATGGATTGAGCGGCTACCGTGTGGATAAACTGGACGATGTTATTCCAACCATGGAAAAAGCTCAACACCAGGAGGGTCCAACTTTGATCGAATTCGTGGTTGAACAGCACGATATGGTCTACCCCATGGTCCCCGCCGGAGCCGACCTGCACGACATGATCACCCGCCCCCACCCCCTCTTCACCGGCAATGGAGAGAAAAGAGAGAAGGAGAGGATAACATGA